The Cohnella abietis genome has a segment encoding these proteins:
- a CDS encoding response regulator transcription factor: MHRLMIVDDERHIVDWLYELFMDNSDMDLDIVKAYSGKEALQRLEGAKIDIVLSDIRMPGMSGLELMEKIKESWPGCKIVFLTGYNDFEYIYSAVKQNGVSYLLKTEDDDEIVEAVKQAISALEQELGNRQLRSRVLEREELVAHLMRKELLLDVIGGKVRLADADRGWLDKLAIPFDENRPVMLLFGRVHGGMVSQDYSERFLSLRGLSSLTGQYLSPFASHALIDIEKYDLLWLIQPVKRTDGDANAASESDDQLWRRTVLFVKGNLETLQAASEEALETKISFLLYDQRVPWSSVQESWDLLKSMADIRIHSPRGMPIVCSIDAEEASAFDAANKAALDGSAYARKTEALQDCLEQGLRKEFFEKLDEVDEGLSAVSRMRDLSAAQVYCTISLLFLTYINKNRLADKLNDRIALGRLIPTNGFDSWRESFEYLRELGHAVFALKEDERTSREGELIERIIAFVRSNLHGELTLVRISEKVNYNPSYVSRIFKQATGTNLFDFINKARIGKAKELLEDGARPIQDIARAAGFDSPQYFATAFKKMTGMTPNEYRNQLI; the protein is encoded by the coding sequence ATGCATAGATTAATGATCGTGGATGACGAGAGGCATATTGTGGATTGGCTTTACGAGCTATTTATGGATAATTCGGATATGGATTTAGACATTGTCAAGGCTTACTCGGGCAAAGAAGCTTTACAAAGGCTGGAGGGTGCCAAGATCGACATAGTGCTCTCGGACATTCGCATGCCTGGGATGAGCGGGCTTGAGTTAATGGAAAAAATAAAAGAAAGCTGGCCGGGATGCAAAATCGTTTTCCTGACGGGCTACAACGATTTCGAATATATCTACAGTGCGGTGAAGCAAAACGGCGTAAGCTACCTGTTGAAAACGGAAGACGACGATGAGATCGTCGAAGCCGTTAAGCAAGCGATCTCCGCACTCGAGCAGGAGCTAGGCAACCGGCAATTGCGAAGCCGCGTGCTGGAAAGAGAAGAGCTTGTGGCCCACCTGATGCGTAAGGAATTGCTGCTAGACGTCATTGGCGGCAAGGTACGTTTGGCGGACGCGGATCGGGGCTGGCTGGACAAGCTGGCTATCCCTTTTGACGAGAATCGGCCGGTAATGCTGTTGTTCGGTCGGGTACACGGTGGTATGGTCAGCCAGGATTACTCGGAGAGATTCTTGAGTTTGAGGGGGCTTTCATCCTTAACCGGACAGTATTTATCGCCGTTCGCATCCCATGCGCTGATCGACATCGAGAAATACGATCTTTTATGGCTCATACAGCCCGTGAAACGAACTGATGGCGACGCTAATGCCGCATCCGAGAGCGATGATCAGCTCTGGCGGAGAACAGTGCTATTCGTCAAAGGTAATCTTGAGACGTTGCAAGCCGCGAGCGAAGAAGCGTTGGAGACGAAGATATCGTTCCTGTTGTATGATCAGCGCGTTCCTTGGTCGTCGGTACAAGAAAGCTGGGATTTATTGAAATCGATGGCCGACATCCGTATTCATTCACCGAGGGGCATGCCCATCGTTTGTTCAATAGACGCCGAAGAGGCGTCCGCGTTCGATGCAGCCAATAAGGCTGCCCTGGACGGAAGCGCCTACGCTAGAAAAACGGAAGCGTTACAGGATTGCTTGGAGCAAGGACTTCGCAAGGAATTTTTCGAAAAGCTGGATGAGGTGGATGAGGGCCTGAGCGCCGTCTCCCGCATGCGCGATCTTTCTGCAGCCCAAGTGTATTGCACGATATCGCTGCTTTTTCTGACCTACATCAACAAAAACCGTCTGGCAGACAAGCTCAACGATCGCATCGCTTTAGGCAGGCTCATCCCTACGAACGGGTTCGATTCCTGGCGTGAGTCATTCGAATATTTGCGCGAGCTGGGGCACGCGGTTTTCGCTTTGAAGGAAGACGAGCGGACCAGCAGGGAGGGCGAATTGATCGAGCGGATTATCGCTTTCGTCAGAAGCAACCTGCACGGTGAATTGACGCTTGTTCGCATCTCGGAGAAAGTGAACTACAATCCTTCCTACGTTTCGAGAATATTTAAGCAGGCAACGGGAACGAATCTATTCGACTTTATTAATAAAGCCCGAATCGGCAAAGCCAAAGAGCTGCTTGAAGACGGCGCGCGCCCAATTCAGGATATCGCCAGAGCCGCCGGGTTCGATTCTCCTCAGTATTTCGCGACGGCGTTCAAGAAAATGACGGGCATGACTCCGAACGAATACCGTAACCAGCTTATCTGA
- a CDS encoding sensor histidine kinase → MNDTGVFWKQSIFTRLIVTFLVSMIPIFVLGVWSYKWSSQQLSEEIFNSMKLQVSYYMDNLDHDIQRIQKLQFDMTQDEDLNQIANSSQYLDNFEKTKAILRIHQRLSSIKSSSGYIQDVRVLIPSLKWSINADGYPRGLYSELMLEEFDGLKALKSDSASQIVHWQDRLLMLAGFPNYAQGGKPPLFIIEIELSKTALESAQLQLEGYKDSGFIIRKPSQQFMIENVNDVDSLAKLSQRLDVALQDSSSGSIPVDLHGKPYLLVYKMSDFTGITLSYVLPKEGILTSLKKLVTWNWSFFLIAILITAAYSYSLYMLIKKPLVKLIRSFRMVESGNLQMRIDYESRDEFGYLYRRYNAMVENLQNLIEQVYEQKILSQKAELKQLQTQINPHFLYNSYFLLHRIIKKEDYENALRFSKEIGRYFQFITRNGAETVTLDKEVEHARIYAEIQAMRFAGRISVDFADFPTDLGQLEVPRLILQPIIENAFEHGLENKQDHGLLSVRFAPVSGGLVITIDDNGEELTDAYLEKLALSWHKENDYTEVTGLANIHRRVKLFCKEGSGLTVARSESGGLQVRLAIITEESGENVHA, encoded by the coding sequence ATGAACGATACAGGGGTATTTTGGAAGCAATCTATTTTCACGAGACTGATTGTAACTTTCTTGGTCAGCATGATACCCATTTTCGTGCTTGGGGTATGGAGTTACAAGTGGAGCAGTCAGCAATTGTCCGAAGAAATTTTCAATTCGATGAAGCTGCAGGTCTCTTACTATATGGACAACCTTGACCATGATATCCAACGTATTCAAAAGCTGCAGTTCGATATGACACAGGACGAGGACTTAAACCAAATCGCCAACTCATCGCAGTATTTGGATAATTTCGAGAAAACGAAAGCGATACTTAGAATCCATCAACGGCTGTCCTCCATTAAGAGTAGTAGCGGTTATATTCAGGATGTGAGAGTGCTTATTCCTTCCTTAAAATGGTCTATTAACGCAGATGGCTATCCTAGGGGTTTATACAGCGAGCTAATGCTGGAGGAATTCGATGGGTTAAAGGCGCTCAAAAGCGATTCCGCCTCGCAAATCGTTCATTGGCAGGACCGTCTACTGATGCTGGCTGGTTTCCCGAACTACGCGCAAGGCGGCAAGCCGCCACTGTTCATCATCGAGATCGAGCTGTCCAAGACGGCTCTGGAATCGGCACAATTGCAATTGGAAGGCTACAAGGACAGCGGATTTATAATACGAAAGCCTTCGCAGCAGTTCATGATAGAAAACGTAAACGACGTGGACTCGTTAGCTAAGCTTTCCCAACGTCTGGATGTTGCCCTGCAAGACAGCAGTAGCGGTTCTATCCCCGTCGATCTGCACGGCAAGCCGTATTTGCTTGTTTACAAGATGTCAGACTTTACCGGTATTACGCTTTCCTACGTTTTGCCGAAGGAAGGCATTCTGACGTCGTTAAAAAAGCTAGTCACTTGGAACTGGAGTTTCTTCTTGATCGCTATCTTGATTACAGCGGCATATTCCTACTCCTTGTACATGTTAATCAAGAAGCCGCTCGTCAAGCTGATCCGATCGTTCAGAATGGTGGAGAGCGGCAATCTTCAGATGCGAATTGATTATGAAAGCCGTGATGAATTTGGCTATTTGTACAGGCGTTACAACGCCATGGTGGAAAATTTGCAAAATCTGATCGAGCAAGTGTACGAGCAAAAAATACTGAGTCAGAAAGCCGAGCTGAAGCAGCTTCAAACGCAAATTAATCCACATTTTTTATATAACAGTTACTTCCTGCTGCACCGCATTATTAAAAAAGAAGATTACGAGAACGCGCTGCGATTTTCGAAGGAAATCGGCCGGTATTTCCAATTCATTACGAGAAACGGCGCAGAGACGGTCACGTTGGATAAGGAAGTCGAGCATGCCCGGATTTACGCGGAAATTCAGGCGATGCGCTTCGCGGGGAGAATCTCTGTCGATTTCGCTGATTTTCCTACGGATCTCGGACAGCTGGAGGTGCCGCGACTTATCCTGCAGCCCATCATTGAGAACGCTTTCGAGCACGGATTGGAGAATAAGCAGGATCACGGCTTGCTCTCTGTCCGTTTCGCTCCGGTTTCGGGGGGGCTCGTCATAACCATCGATGATAACGGGGAAGAGCTGACGGATGCGTATTTGGAGAAGCTGGCCCTGAGCTGGCATAAGGAAAACGACTATACGGAAGTAACCGGCCTTGCGAATATCCATCGACGCGTCAAGCTGTTCTGTAAAGAGGGAAGCGGATTGACAGTTGCCAGGTCGGAATCAGGCGGGTTGCAAGTCCGTCTTGCGATTATAACGGAAGAATCGGGGGAGAATGTCCATGCATAG